The stretch of DNA GCCGCGGCCGAGTTCTTTGTGGGCCCGGGCGAGGTGGTTTGCGGCGAGGGCGCCCAGGAGGGAGAGTTCGCCGGCGAGCACCCCTGCAGCGATGATCTCGGCGAAGGCCTTTGCGTTCGCTCCTTCGGGCTCGCCGCCGCCGGCGACGCCGAGGAGGGAGAGGCAGGCCGCCTGGGTGTCGATCCCGGTCCCGCCGCCGACGGTGCCGACCTGGACGGCCGGGAGGGTGACGGCGACATATGCGCCGTCGTCGGTCGCCTCGGCCGTGGTGATGCAGCTGCTCCCCTCGACGACGTGGGCGGCGTCCTGGCCGCAGGCGAGGTAGAGGGCGGCAATGATGTTTGCGGCGTGGGCATTGAAGCCGAGGGCGCCGGCCCGCACCGATCCGATGAGGTTTTTGCGGTAGTTGACCTCGGCGAGGGTCTTCGCGTCGGTCTTTAAGACCGTCTCGATCAGGTCGTTGCTCAGGTGCACGCCGGCGACGACGCTCTTGCCCCGCCCCTCGATCATGTTGATGGCAGAGGGCTTTTTGTCGGTGCACATGTTGCCGGAGAGGGCGATGAGCCGCGCTCCCGTGGCCGCCTCCACACGGTCGGCGATCTCGGCGGTGGCGATCGTCACCATGTTCATGCCCATGGCGTCCTTGGTGTCATAGGCGCAGCGGAGGAAGACGTTGGTCCCGACGATATAGGGCGTGATCGAGAGGAGTTTTCCGCGTGCCGTGGTCTGTTCGGCCGCCGCGGCGAGGTCGGCGGTGTGGGCGGCGGCCCAGTCGGCGATCTCCCTGGCGTGGACGATGTCCCGTGCGGCAAAGACCGGGGCGCGGGTCATGCCGTCCTTGATGATCCTGACGTCGGCCCCGCCGGCCTTCGTGATCGCCGAGCAGCCGCGGTTCGCCGAGGCGACGAGCGCCCCCTCGGTCGTGGCGAGCGGGAGCCAGTAGGTCCCGTTCGCGTACTCGCCCATCACCTTCAATGGACCGGCGACGCCGACCGGCACCTGGACGGCGCCGATCATGTTCTCGATGTTCCGCTTCACCAC from Methanofollis liminatans DSM 4140 encodes:
- the hmgA gene encoding hydroxymethylglutaryl-CoA reductase (NADPH) produces the protein MDDPLAKLKNGTLKLYALEKELPPKEAVRVRRAYIEDETGADLAALGTFSIGIDRVVKRNIENMIGAVQVPVGVAGPLKVMGEYANGTYWLPLATTEGALVASANRGCSAITKAGGADVRIIKDGMTRAPVFAARDIVHAREIADWAAAHTADLAAAAEQTTARGKLLSITPYIVGTNVFLRCAYDTKDAMGMNMVTIATAEIADRVEAATGARLIALSGNMCTDKKPSAINMIEGRGKSVVAGVHLSNDLIETVLKTDAKTLAEVNYRKNLIGSVRAGALGFNAHAANIIAALYLACGQDAAHVVEGSSCITTAEATDDGAYVAVTLPAVQVGTVGGGTGIDTQAACLSLLGVAGGGEPEGANAKAFAEIIAAGVLAGELSLLGALAANHLARAHKELGRG